In the genome of Ignisphaera cupida, one region contains:
- a CDS encoding threonine--tRNA ligase yields the protein MRLLLIHAKEFWYKAREKAVEKAEAITDEIAEKNLENVLVVFTTIEEGDEKNVEAVIENAVQQVLETYKNVEAKNILVYPYAHLSSSLAPPETAKKILDEFANRLRMLVGEDKVYRAPFGWYKEFKLHCYGHPLSELSKTIKPVEKITRRSIEKKYYILTPEGALIKPEEYSFKDDEFKILVEKEVFRKEVEGGQGKVYQYLRKFGFEWEDLSDKGHMRFEPHATIIFEAVSQYSWNTANDLGIPVFRVKGTNMFSLNAEAVKQHAELFGERMYEVEMDVDRFILRFAACYQQFSILKDWVLSYKDLPLGMFEVADSYRYEQSGELVLGFRLRRFHMPDLHILTKDLEEAKKIALLVRNKIIEEARKVGREYLAIYNVTEDFLNTHFNFIVELVKNEGKPVLVTVYPAGIYYWVINVEYVIIDELNRPREIATWQIDVGNAKRFNIRYIDENGNEKYPVIIHTAIIGSIERYIYMVFDTIAKKEKEGVPPTLPLWLSPIQVRVIPVSREYLEYAVKNAQILMSHGIRVDIDDRDESLGKKIRDAGVEWIPYVVVVGEREAKTNTVNVRIRTEGVQKSMTIDEFIKVLEKELEGYPKVSMAMPIYLSKRPTLSYIQPVKP from the coding sequence TTGCGATTACTGCTTATACACGCTAAAGAATTTTGGTATAAAGCAAGAGAAAAAGCTGTTGAGAAAGCTGAGGCAATTACAGATGAAATTGCTGAGAAAAATCTTGAGAACGTTCTTGTTGTTTTCACAACTATTGAAGAAGGCGATGAAAAAAATGTTGAAGCTGTTATTGAGAATGCAGTACAACAAGTTTTAGAAACATATAAAAATGTTGAAGCCAAAAACATTCTCGTTTATCCATATGCACACTTATCATCTTCTTTAGCACCACCTGAAACAGCTAAGAAAATTCTTGATGAATTTGCTAACAGATTAAGGATGTTGGTAGGTGAAGACAAGGTTTATAGAGCTCCATTTGGATGGTATAAAGAGTTTAAGCTTCATTGTTATGGACATCCACTAAGTGAGTTGTCTAAGACTATAAAACCAGTTGAAAAAATCACTAGAAGATCTATTGAGAAGAAGTATTACATTCTAACACCTGAAGGTGCTTTAATAAAGCCTGAGGAATATAGTTTTAAAGATGATGAATTTAAAATACTTGTTGAGAAGGAGGTGTTTAGAAAAGAAGTTGAGGGTGGTCAGGGCAAGGTTTACCAATATCTAAGAAAATTTGGTTTTGAATGGGAAGATCTTTCAGATAAGGGTCATATGAGATTTGAACCTCATGCAACTATAATATTCGAAGCTGTTTCCCAATATTCCTGGAATACAGCAAATGATCTTGGAATACCAGTTTTTAGGGTTAAGGGCACAAACATGTTTAGTTTAAATGCTGAAGCTGTTAAACAGCATGCTGAGTTGTTTGGAGAAAGAATGTATGAAGTTGAAATGGATGTAGATAGATTTATTCTTAGATTTGCTGCATGCTATCAGCAATTTTCAATATTAAAAGACTGGGTCTTGAGCTATAAAGATCTTCCGCTTGGAATGTTTGAAGTAGCTGATAGTTATAGGTATGAGCAAAGTGGTGAACTTGTTCTGGGGTTTAGGCTAAGAAGATTTCACATGCCTGATTTGCATATATTGACAAAGGATCTTGAGGAGGCTAAGAAAATAGCTCTTCTTGTACGAAACAAGATTATTGAGGAAGCTAGGAAAGTTGGTAGAGAGTATTTAGCTATATACAATGTTACAGAGGATTTTCTCAATACACATTTCAACTTTATTGTAGAGCTTGTTAAAAATGAGGGTAAGCCAGTACTTGTAACGGTGTATCCTGCAGGCATATACTACTGGGTTATAAATGTTGAGTATGTGATAATCGATGAGCTTAATAGACCAAGGGAAATAGCGACATGGCAAATAGATGTTGGAAACGCGAAAAGGTTTAACATAAGATATATTGATGAAAATGGTAATGAGAAATATCCTGTAATAATACATACTGCTATTATAGGCTCTATAGAGAGATATATATACATGGTTTTTGACACTATTGCGAAAAAGGAAAAAGAAGGTGTTCCACCAACATTACCACTTTGGCTTTCACCAATACAAGTTAGGGTAATTCCCGTATCTAGAGAGTATTTAGAGTATGCAGTGAAGAATGCACAAATACTTATGTCGCATGGAATTAGGGTTGATATAGATGATAGGGATGAGAGTTTAGGTAAAAAAATTCGTGATGCAGGAGTTGAGTGGATACCCTATGTAGTAGTTGTTGGTGAAAGAGAAGCTAAAACAAATACAGTAAATGTTAGGATCAGAACTGAGGGAGTGCAAAAAAGCATGACAATAGATGAGTTTATTAAAGTTCTTGAGAAAGAATTAGAAGGGTATCCAAAAGTTAGTATGGCCATGCCCATCTATTTAAGCAAAAGACCCACACTAAGCTATATTCAGCCTGTAAAACCATAG
- a CDS encoding 7-cyano-7-deazaguanine synthase: MKDNVNRKVIAIVSGGPDSFCSLVMFLAKGFNAEVFHFNYGHKASRKETEVIKKLIDKLNILAKERGWGVVEKLHIIDMGFMKSFWKNTQLVDESVTVEEEYKPSVVVPLRNVVMVVIAAAYAYTLIEKEGLDVTLVLGSQYDDVKPAEDWGPRYPDCSPECFIALESAFNICHFRKYIGKLKIWTPSKEMIRKSELLRRCYSFIGDLIYKTWSCYQGYEKHCGKCESCINRKRAFREAGLEDKTEYLV; encoded by the coding sequence TTGAAAGATAATGTTAATAGAAAGGTTATAGCCATTGTTAGTGGGGGTCCTGATAGCTTTTGCTCTCTTGTCATGTTTCTAGCTAAAGGATTTAATGCTGAGGTTTTTCACTTTAATTATGGTCATAAAGCTTCGAGGAAAGAGACTGAGGTTATTAAGAAGTTAATTGATAAATTAAATATATTGGCAAAGGAGAGAGGTTGGGGAGTTGTAGAAAAGCTTCACATAATTGACATGGGATTTATGAAAAGCTTTTGGAAAAACACTCAACTAGTTGATGAGAGTGTGACTGTTGAAGAAGAGTATAAGCCGTCGGTTGTAGTGCCTCTTAGAAATGTGGTTATGGTTGTCATTGCAGCAGCCTATGCATATACATTGATTGAGAAAGAGGGATTGGATGTAACATTGGTGTTGGGGTCTCAATATGATGATGTAAAGCCTGCTGAGGACTGGGGGCCAAGATATCCAGACTGTTCACCAGAATGCTTTATTGCGCTGGAAAGCGCATTTAACATATGCCATTTTAGAAAGTACATTGGCAAGTTAAAGATATGGACCCCGTCAAAGGAGATGATTAGGAAGAGCGAGCTTTTAAGAAGATGCTACAGCTTTATAGGAGATCTCATTTATAAGACTTGGAGCTGTTACCAAGGCTATGAAAAACATTGTGGAAAATGTGAAAGCTGTATTAATAGAAAAAGGGCCTTTAGAGAAGCTGGCTTGGAAGACAAAACAGAATATCTAGTTTAG
- a CDS encoding nucleotidyltransferase domain-containing protein, producing the protein MSKKLFTNELRKVVSILVEKYRPIAIVLFGSRARGDYKPWSDYDILIIADFDRPYLERIGDILEVLSDIELPIEPHPYTLEEALKMLSKGNPVIVDALSEGMVLYKSPDFEKLVNKFNEMLKKGLKRTNTSIIVPIT; encoded by the coding sequence ATGTCAAAAAAGCTATTTACAAATGAATTAAGGAAAGTTGTATCAATTCTTGTAGAGAAATATAGGCCTATTGCTATAGTATTGTTTGGGTCTAGAGCTAGGGGAGATTATAAACCCTGGAGTGATTACGACATTTTAATTATAGCCGATTTCGATAGGCCATACCTAGAGAGAATAGGGGATATACTTGAAGTGCTTTCAGATATAGAACTACCCATAGAGCCTCATCCATATACATTGGAAGAAGCATTGAAAATGCTTAGCAAGGGAAACCCAGTAATTGTAGATGCTTTAAGCGAGGGAATGGTGCTTTACAAGAGTCCAGACTTCGAAAAATTAGTAAATAAGTTTAATGAAATGCTTAAAAAAGGATTGAAAAGGACAAATACATCAATAATTGTTCCAATTACGTAA
- a CDS encoding GIY-YIG nuclease family protein, which produces MLKNSSNLNVPGIYVLVLEIRSRVCLDINSLGKPCIASGLYGYVGSARGFGGIGARLKHHLRKNKKRLWWHIDYLTTRQEVVPIYIIYAETAKDFEEKLANAIATNKCWDVGVLSFGSSDKNSLTHLFKCVCSRDQCFETLLEIFNFLGLKPFKLGLEESVHH; this is translated from the coding sequence ATGTTAAAGAATTCAAGTAATTTGAATGTTCCAGGTATTTATGTGCTTGTACTTGAGATTAGAAGCCGTGTTTGCTTGGATATAAACTCTCTTGGAAAACCATGTATAGCTTCTGGTCTTTATGGCTATGTTGGTTCTGCCAGGGGATTTGGTGGTATCGGAGCTAGGTTAAAGCATCATTTGAGAAAGAATAAGAAGAGGCTTTGGTGGCACATAGACTATCTAACAACACGGCAGGAAGTTGTTCCCATTTATATCATCTATGCTGAAACAGCAAAGGATTTTGAAGAAAAACTTGCAAATGCTATAGCAACTAATAAGTGTTGGGATGTGGGAGTATTAAGCTTTGGCTCATCAGATAAAAATTCTTTAACACACTTGTTTAAGTGTGTTTGTAGTAGAGATCAATGTTTTGAGACTCTTCTAGAAATATTTAATTTTCTTGGTCTCAAACCATTTAAACTTGGTCTCGAAGAATCAGTTCATCATTAG
- a CDS encoding TrpB-like pyridoxal phosphate-dependent enzyme, whose product MDLSIRSIQSIDLIPRYWYNIVPDLPEKLPPMLKSNGTIVKPEDLSLIFPRSLINQEFSEDRFIPIPNELRELYAELGRPTPLLRAKRLEEFLDTPARIYYKYEGVLPTGSHKINTALAQAYFNKLEGVERLVTETGAGQWGSALSLAGALFSLKVRIYMVRASYDQKPYRRILMHLYGAEVVPSPSTLTKAGRSILEKDPNHPGSLGIAISEAIEDALTNSNTKYCLGSVLNHVLLHQTIIGLESIKQLELIGEEMPDYVIGCVGGGSNFAGISYPFYYEAVIKGRKRDLKFIAVEPRAVPSMTRGIYTYDFGDTAGLTPLLKMYTIGHKYTPPPIHAGGLRYHGVAPTLALLVNKGIVKPVAYHQTEVFEAGRLFAKTEGIVPAPESAHAVKAAIDIALEAKRKREKVVILFNMSGHGLLDLAGYQEYLEGKLRDFEPKEIDLSYLLKITTKL is encoded by the coding sequence ATGGATCTAAGTATTAGATCTATTCAATCAATAGATTTGATACCAAGATATTGGTACAACATTGTGCCTGATCTTCCCGAAAAGCTTCCACCTATGCTTAAATCTAATGGCACAATAGTAAAACCAGAAGATCTTTCATTGATATTTCCAAGATCTTTAATTAACCAAGAGTTCTCAGAGGATAGATTCATTCCAATACCAAATGAACTTAGAGAGTTATATGCTGAACTAGGTAGACCAACACCATTACTTAGAGCTAAAAGGCTTGAAGAATTTCTTGATACTCCAGCAAGGATATACTATAAATACGAGGGTGTTCTGCCTACAGGCTCACATAAGATTAATACAGCTCTTGCCCAGGCCTACTTCAATAAGCTTGAAGGTGTTGAAAGACTAGTCACAGAAACTGGTGCTGGACAATGGGGTTCTGCACTATCATTAGCGGGAGCCTTATTTAGTTTAAAGGTTAGGATTTACATGGTTAGGGCAAGTTATGATCAGAAACCATATAGAAGAATTCTAATGCATCTTTATGGAGCTGAGGTAGTACCTAGTCCAAGCACCTTAACCAAGGCTGGTAGAAGTATTCTTGAAAAAGACCCTAATCATCCAGGATCTCTAGGCATAGCTATTAGCGAAGCTATTGAAGATGCTCTTACTAATTCCAATACCAAATACTGCTTAGGTTCTGTATTAAATCATGTTCTTCTGCATCAAACAATTATTGGTCTTGAATCTATTAAGCAGTTGGAGCTTATAGGAGAAGAGATGCCAGACTACGTTATTGGTTGTGTTGGTGGTGGAAGCAATTTTGCTGGAATATCCTACCCCTTTTACTATGAGGCAGTTATTAAAGGAAGAAAAAGAGATTTGAAGTTCATAGCTGTAGAGCCAAGGGCTGTTCCATCAATGACTAGAGGAATTTATACATATGATTTTGGTGATACAGCTGGGTTAACACCATTACTAAAAATGTATACAATTGGACATAAATACACACCTCCACCAATACATGCAGGAGGTCTTAGATACCATGGGGTAGCACCAACACTAGCCTTGTTAGTTAACAAAGGTATTGTCAAACCTGTTGCATATCATCAGACAGAGGTCTTTGAAGCTGGTAGGCTATTTGCTAAAACAGAGGGGATAGTGCCAGCACCAGAAAGCGCACATGCTGTAAAAGCTGCAATTGATATTGCTTTAGAGGCGAAAAGAAAAAGGGAGAAAGTGGTTATACTATTTAATATGAGTGGCCATGGATTATTGGATTTAGCTGGCTACCAAGAGTATTTAGAGGGTAAGTTAAGAGATTTTGAACCCAAGGAAATAGATTTATCGTATTTACTAAAGATAACTACAAAACTATAA
- a CDS encoding HIT family protein yields the protein MTSERKILWAPWRESYVVQYHSGECIFCKALNQDDATNHVVYRSRYSIALLNRYPYNNGHVMIAPTRHVPSFEMLSDDELLDLVKTVSIVLKALRNCYNPQGFNIGANIGKAAGAGIEGHLHIHVVPRWNGDTNFMPVIANAKVIPEDLNASWRKIRSCLEKASSE from the coding sequence GTGACTAGTGAAAGAAAGATTTTGTGGGCGCCATGGAGAGAATCTTATGTGGTGCAGTACCACAGTGGTGAATGTATATTTTGCAAGGCGCTAAACCAAGATGATGCTACAAATCATGTCGTTTATAGATCTAGATACAGCATAGCATTGTTGAATAGATACCCCTATAACAATGGCCATGTAATGATTGCTCCAACTAGGCATGTACCAAGTTTTGAAATGCTTTCTGATGATGAGTTATTAGACTTGGTTAAAACCGTGTCAATTGTTTTAAAAGCTCTTAGAAATTGCTATAATCCGCAAGGCTTTAACATTGGTGCTAACATTGGTAAAGCCGCTGGGGCCGGAATAGAGGGTCATTTGCATATACATGTTGTTCCAAGATGGAATGGAGATACAAATTTCATGCCTGTTATAGCAAATGCAAAGGTGATTCCAGAAGATCTTAATGCGAGTTGGAGAAAGATTAGAAGCTGTTTGGAGAAAGCTAGTTCAGAATAG
- a CDS encoding hydrolase, with protein sequence MPITPLHLGPALGIGLPLKRFIHVPTFILANVMLDLEPFIVLVLGLPYPLHGYFHTFLLAIPVGVGLSLFMYSTDKYFQSLYKLLLLENGNKKLKAFVASGVSGTVLHILLDSPLYSDIRPFYPVDVNPLYNPSYASIINDICIFLGLIGLLYYIALVIYNVKNKLQRTDTNLKK encoded by the coding sequence ATGCCCATAACCCCTCTTCATCTAGGTCCAGCACTAGGAATTGGACTTCCTCTGAAAAGATTTATTCATGTACCAACATTTATACTAGCCAATGTGATGCTAGATCTAGAGCCATTTATAGTGCTTGTGCTTGGACTTCCATACCCTCTTCATGGCTACTTCCACACATTCTTGCTGGCAATACCTGTTGGCGTTGGCCTATCCCTATTCATGTACTCCACCGACAAATATTTCCAAAGTTTATATAAGTTACTTCTCTTGGAAAATGGGAATAAAAAACTGAAAGCCTTTGTTGCTTCTGGTGTTAGCGGAACTGTTCTTCACATTTTACTGGATTCTCCACTCTATTCAGATATAAGACCGTTTTATCCTGTAGATGTTAACCCACTGTATAATCCATCATATGCTTCAATAATCAACGATATATGTATTTTTCTTGGATTAATAGGATTGCTTTATTACATTGCATTAGTGATATACAATGTTAAAAATAAATTACAGAGGACAGACACAAATTTAAAGAAATGA
- a CDS encoding Mov34/MPN/PAD-1 family protein — protein MNSHIERIFFGIGKIEVSAYRIVDIIECKNIAKNPETEFLADPMCMYNVYKQAEGKGLEIIALIHSHPADPVPSNLDLKNMRLWEVPWIIINNVKGSYKAWTYNKEKGLEEIEIVEEDYFN, from the coding sequence ATGAACTCACACATTGAGAGAATATTCTTTGGCATTGGAAAGATTGAGGTAAGTGCTTATAGAATTGTGGATATAATTGAATGCAAGAACATTGCTAAAAACCCAGAAACAGAGTTTTTAGCAGATCCCATGTGCATGTACAATGTTTATAAACAAGCAGAGGGGAAAGGACTTGAAATAATAGCTCTTATTCATAGCCATCCCGCGGATCCTGTACCCAGCAACCTCGATTTAAAAAACATGAGATTATGGGAAGTACCGTGGATAATAATAAACAATGTTAAAGGTTCCTACAAAGCCTGGACATACAATAAAGAAAAAGGTTTAGAGGAAATTGAGATTGTTGAGGAAGATTATTTTAATTAA
- a CDS encoding mechanosensitive ion channel domain-containing protein translates to MAQQQQLSSSEIAKRASASIVRVVLYIVLYVLIFAAVHYVISTLLPQHNIVVTDYEIYVQILLALLFGYLIVSGIATFFYWATRAKYDHPTAAAIRNVVRIVGVGAMVAAIAGGVAGGAAGVALGGFLGIVIGFASQQVLGQAVAGLFLLIARPFRIGDSVVIAGEDGVVEDVATLFTTVIKADGTRVLIPNNTIIGGKIYLKPKQTQ, encoded by the coding sequence ATGGCCCAGCAACAACAGTTATCCTCTAGCGAAATTGCCAAGAGAGCTTCAGCTTCTATTGTAAGGGTTGTGCTATATATTGTGTTGTATGTGCTTATCTTTGCTGCTGTTCACTATGTCATATCAACTTTGTTACCTCAACACAATATAGTGGTAACTGATTATGAGATCTATGTACAAATATTGCTTGCTTTGCTGTTTGGCTACCTGATTGTTAGCGGCATTGCAACATTCTTTTACTGGGCAACAAGAGCAAAATATGATCATCCAACAGCTGCTGCCATAAGAAATGTTGTTAGAATAGTTGGTGTAGGTGCAATGGTTGCTGCAATAGCTGGAGGGGTTGCTGGAGGTGCAGCCGGTGTTGCGCTAGGAGGTTTTCTTGGTATTGTCATAGGCTTTGCATCGCAACAAGTTTTGGGACAGGCAGTAGCAGGGCTTTTCCTATTAATTGCAAGACCATTTAGAATAGGTGATAGCGTTGTTATTGCTGGTGAAGATGGTGTCGTAGAAGATGTTGCAACACTCTTCACAACAGTAATTAAAGCTGATGGAACAAGAGTCCTAATACCAAACAACACAATAATAGGAGGAAAAATATATCTAAAACCAAAACAAACACAATAA
- a CDS encoding ATPase produces the protein MHVAFVSGGKDSYYAIYRYGLGVDMGLMLLYEFPRPSPHILNLGKSVKTLLLSSIPVLITRVNKGREFQETVEILRKVGANVVIAGDVYIEDHLKYMERLAKEIGAKLVEPLWGLDPVEVLHKELEVGIKPLIIGCVNGLSKWLGVELSLDNVDSFIGFTKNLGIDPLGERGEYHTVVLSGPLHKDVLRYKVVATESYGDYIILRLI, from the coding sequence ATGCATGTTGCATTTGTGTCTGGGGGTAAGGATAGCTATTATGCTATTTATAGATATGGTCTTGGTGTTGACATGGGTTTGATGCTTTTATATGAATTTCCTAGGCCTAGTCCACATATTCTAAACTTGGGTAAGTCTGTTAAAACTCTTCTTCTATCTAGTATACCTGTGCTAATTACTAGAGTTAATAAGGGTAGGGAGTTTCAAGAAACAGTTGAAATTCTTAGGAAAGTTGGTGCTAATGTTGTTATTGCTGGTGATGTTTATATAGAGGATCATCTTAAATATATGGAGAGATTGGCGAAAGAGATTGGGGCAAAGCTTGTTGAGCCTTTGTGGGGTCTAGACCCTGTTGAAGTTCTTCACAAGGAGCTTGAGGTAGGTATAAAGCCTTTAATAATTGGCTGTGTAAATGGTTTGAGTAAGTGGCTTGGGGTTGAGCTAAGCTTGGATAATGTAGATTCTTTTATAGGTTTTACAAAAAACCTTGGTATTGATCCATTGGGTGAAAGAGGTGAGTATCATACAGTGGTTTTATCAGGTCCTCTTCACAAGGATGTGTTGAGGTATAAAGTTGTTGCTACAGAAAGTTATGGTGATTACATCATTTTGAGGTTGATATAA
- the radA gene encoding DNA repair and recombination protein RadA yields the protein MSAAERKVKSLEDLGISSTILKKLQEMGITTIEALAAANPQELSQNLAIPLPTVQKLVSQARAALGLGFKTALEIKKERMSLPKITTGSKNLDNLLGGGVEVKTITEFFGEFGSGKTQLCHQLAVNVQLPLEKGGLSRKAVYIDTEGTFRWERIEAMARGLGLDPDKTMENIFYVRAVNSDHQMAVVEELKELIPKEDIGLVVVDSVTGHFRAEYPGRENLAVRQQKLNRHLHQLMSLAELFDVAVVVTNQVMARPDVFYGDPTTAIGGHVLYHAPGVRVQLKKSRGNRRIARIVDAPHLPESEAVFAITEVGIRDPE from the coding sequence GTGTCTGCAGCTGAGAGAAAGGTGAAGAGCTTAGAGGATCTTGGAATATCATCTACAATACTTAAAAAACTGCAGGAAATGGGAATAACAACTATAGAAGCACTAGCTGCTGCTAACCCACAAGAGCTTAGTCAAAATCTTGCCATTCCTCTTCCAACTGTGCAAAAACTTGTATCACAAGCAAGAGCTGCTCTTGGTCTCGGATTTAAAACAGCTTTGGAAATAAAGAAGGAGAGAATGAGCCTACCGAAAATAACTACAGGTAGTAAGAATCTTGATAACCTGCTTGGTGGAGGTGTTGAGGTTAAAACAATAACAGAGTTCTTTGGTGAGTTTGGTAGTGGAAAAACTCAGTTATGTCACCAACTTGCAGTAAATGTTCAGTTACCACTTGAGAAAGGAGGTCTTAGTAGAAAAGCTGTATATATCGATACTGAAGGCACTTTCAGATGGGAGAGAATAGAGGCAATGGCAAGAGGGCTTGGTCTTGATCCAGATAAAACAATGGAGAACATCTTTTATGTTAGAGCTGTTAACAGTGATCATCAAATGGCTGTTGTTGAGGAGCTAAAAGAGCTTATTCCCAAAGAAGACATAGGACTTGTAGTAGTAGATTCAGTAACAGGTCATTTTAGAGCTGAATACCCAGGACGAGAAAATCTTGCAGTAAGACAGCAAAAACTTAATAGACACCTCCACCAATTAATGTCTCTTGCCGAATTATTTGATGTTGCTGTTGTTGTAACGAATCAGGTTATGGCAAGACCTGATGTATTCTATGGAGATCCAACAACAGCTATAGGTGGTCATGTACTTTATCACGCACCTGGTGTTAGAGTTCAGTTAAAGAAGAGTAGAGGTAATAGAAGAATTGCAAGAATTGTTGATGCACCACACCTACCCGAGAGTGAAGCTGTTTTTGCAATAACTGAAGTTGGTATTAGAGATCCAGAGTAG
- a CDS encoding asparagine synthase C-terminal domain-containing protein, with protein MRISMPCHIYEELLLKRLMDVVKRFSCDCIALSGGIDTSVILLASVLTGLKPRGYLVIYRNGLPKDVIYVNHIAKVLNIHVEHLFVDSSNVEEIVQRVVECIGKENIDSHGDGGCIEIRNDIVFYTFLSKAIDDGCKCIFTGSGGDEIFVGYSFMMNKVSYDLEKTREKLAYGRYPELEIGKCVGAKVVAPFLEESVLELAFRIPINCLRSESMLGKEILRQILEKHGLHFIANRVKTPAESGAGTKAVCKSIYDE; from the coding sequence ATGAGAATTTCTATGCCATGTCATATCTATGAAGAGCTGTTGCTTAAAAGACTGATGGATGTTGTTAAGAGGTTTAGTTGTGACTGCATAGCCTTGAGTGGTGGTATAGACACATCAGTAATTCTTTTAGCGTCTGTGTTGACAGGTTTAAAGCCGAGGGGCTATCTTGTTATATACAGAAATGGGCTTCCAAAGGATGTTATTTATGTGAATCACATAGCTAAGGTGCTAAACATTCATGTAGAGCATCTCTTTGTAGACTCGAGTAATGTTGAAGAGATTGTGCAAAGAGTTGTTGAATGCATAGGCAAAGAAAATATTGATTCGCATGGCGATGGTGGATGCATTGAGATTAGAAATGACATAGTGTTTTACACATTTCTTAGTAAAGCTATTGATGATGGCTGCAAATGTATTTTCACTGGTAGTGGTGGTGACGAAATTTTTGTAGGCTATAGCTTCATGATGAATAAAGTTAGCTATGATCTTGAAAAGACTAGGGAAAAACTTGCATATGGTAGATACCCAGAGCTGGAAATAGGGAAATGTGTAGGGGCAAAAGTGGTTGCACCATTTTTAGAAGAATCGGTATTGGAGCTAGCTTTTAGAATACCCATAAACTGTTTGCGTTCTGAATCCATGTTAGGTAAAGAAATTCTTAGACAAATTCTTGAAAAGCATGGATTACACTTTATAGCAAATAGAGTTAAAACACCAGCAGAAAGTGGGGCGGGAACAAAAGCTGTTTGTAAATCCATTTACGATGAGTAG
- a CDS encoding TMEM165/GDT1 family protein translates to MISINALVEIFTIALSVFFAELGDKTMLSTAFLALHTRRFLAIFIVSLSAFVAANILPIFLGCFIGGFVENYFTRIGAAIVFMFIGFWILFSKDKGFANISKGLASCFFAVFLSELGDKTQLTVASYAMIFRDPISTLLGGVIGYALANAIGVILAKLIGIKISYRGIRFVAGVAFIAIGLMLLLYIVLVNKP, encoded by the coding sequence ATGATAAGTATTAATGCATTGGTAGAGATTTTTACTATAGCTTTATCTGTGTTTTTTGCTGAGTTGGGGGATAAAACAATGCTTTCTACAGCTTTTCTTGCTTTGCATACTAGAAGGTTTTTAGCTATTTTCATTGTTTCTCTAAGTGCTTTTGTAGCTGCAAATATTTTGCCTATTTTTCTTGGTTGTTTTATTGGTGGTTTTGTAGAGAATTATTTTACGAGGATTGGTGCTGCCATAGTTTTTATGTTTATTGGTTTCTGGATTTTGTTTAGCAAAGACAAAGGCTTTGCAAATATAAGTAAAGGGCTTGCATCATGTTTCTTTGCAGTATTCTTGTCTGAGCTAGGCGATAAGACTCAGCTAACAGTAGCTTCCTATGCAATGATTTTTAGAGATCCGATCTCCACTCTTCTTGGTGGCGTAATTGGTTATGCTCTTGCAAATGCTATTGGAGTTATTTTAGCAAAACTCATTGGTATTAAAATAAGTTATAGAGGTATTAGATTTGTGGCTGGAGTAGCTTTCATAGCTATAGGGCTAATGCTTTTATTATACATAGTTTTAGTGAATAAGCCATAA
- a CDS encoding HEPN domain-containing protein, whose product MLNLFMRDIFVKDEALRWLDEALWDLETAEILHREKRYNAAAFYSHQAAEKASKALLYYINEAPWGHSIRVLLQRYFSATGLNVIEDVMICARELDRHYIPSRYPNAHPAGTPHEAYDENTSRRAIECAKKVIEYVKKAIYK is encoded by the coding sequence ATGTTAAATCTGTTTATGAGGGATATATTTGTGAAGGATGAGGCTTTGCGATGGCTTGATGAAGCCCTATGGGATTTAGAAACTGCTGAGATTCTGCATAGGGAGAAGAGATACAATGCCGCTGCTTTCTATTCACATCAAGCAGCTGAAAAAGCTTCTAAAGCGCTTCTCTATTATATTAATGAAGCTCCTTGGGGTCATAGTATTAGGGTGTTGCTTCAAAGATACTTCTCTGCAACAGGCTTAAATGTTATTGAAGACGTAATGATATGTGCACGAGAACTTGACAGACACTACATTCCCTCTAGATATCCTAATGCTCACCCAGCTGGAACACCTCATGAAGCTTATGATGAAAATACTTCTCGTAGAGCAATTGAATGTGCTAAAAAGGTTATTGAATATGTCAAAAAAGCTATTTACAAATGA